From the Candidatus Methylomirabilota bacterium genome, one window contains:
- a CDS encoding DUF255 domain-containing protein, which produces MPSSRPANRLASETSPYLLQHAHNPVDWYPWGPEAFER; this is translated from the coding sequence GTGCCCTCGTCGCGCCCCGCGAACCGCCTCGCCTCGGAGACGAGCCCCTACCTCCTGCAGCATGCCCACAACCCGGTGGACTGGTATCCGTGGGGCCCCGAGGCCTTCGAGCG
- a CDS encoding aminomethyltransferase family protein, translating to MSDVAREYRAAREAVVLFDRSSLGKVTVTGRDRLAFLQGMLTNDVKGLQPGQGAPAAFLDAHGKVMTLLVVYAATDQVLIELPADMTEKTLQTLDHYLISEKAYFEAADTAFAILSLQGPAARALLEGLSGGAIDLAPYAHAEVGMDAGPVRVINRAEGPGPGFHCWVAADRAEALRGALVGAGAVPAGPETLDVLRVEAGQPWYPRDVDDSVILPETRLESLVSYTKGCYIGQETVARVKYRGHVNRALSGLVIEGDRIPEADARVTAEGKDIGRVTSAVRSIALGRPIALGYVRREHFEPGSPVTVADAAGEQPARVVALPFVPGS from the coding sequence ATGTCCGACGTCGCCCGCGAATATCGTGCCGCCCGCGAAGCGGTCGTGCTCTTCGACCGCTCGAGCCTGGGGAAGGTGACCGTCACCGGCCGCGATCGACTGGCGTTCCTGCAGGGCATGCTCACCAACGACGTGAAGGGACTCCAGCCCGGGCAGGGCGCGCCCGCCGCGTTCCTCGACGCTCACGGCAAGGTGATGACTCTGCTGGTGGTCTACGCGGCGACCGACCAGGTGCTGATCGAATTACCCGCGGACATGACCGAGAAGACGCTCCAGACCCTGGATCACTACCTCATCTCCGAGAAGGCCTACTTCGAGGCGGCCGACACCGCCTTCGCGATCCTGTCGTTGCAGGGTCCGGCCGCCCGCGCGCTGCTGGAGGGCCTGAGCGGCGGCGCGATCGACCTGGCTCCGTACGCGCACGCGGAGGTCGGAATGGACGCCGGGCCGGTGCGTGTGATCAACCGCGCCGAGGGGCCGGGACCCGGGTTCCACTGCTGGGTGGCCGCGGACCGGGCGGAGGCGCTGCGTGGCGCCCTCGTGGGAGCGGGCGCGGTGCCGGCGGGCCCCGAGACGCTCGACGTGCTGCGGGTCGAGGCCGGCCAGCCCTGGTATCCGCGCGACGTCGACGACTCGGTGATCCTGCCCGAGACGCGCCTCGAGTCGCTCGTCAGCTACACGAAGGGGTGCTACATCGGCCAGGAGACCGTCGCGCGGGTGAAATACCGCGGGCACGTGAACCGGGCGCTGAGCGGCCTCGTGATCGAAGGCGATCGCATTCCCGAGGCGGACGCGCGGGTGACCGCGGAGGGCAAGGACATCGGCCGCGTGACCTCGGCGGTGCGCTCGATCGCTCTCGGCCGGCCGATCGCGCTGGGCTACGTGCGCCGCGAGCACTTCGAGCCGGGTAGCCCGGTGACGGTGGCGGATGCCGCCGGCGAGCAGCCGGCCCGCGTGGTCGCGCTGCCGTTCGTCCCGGGCTCCTGA
- a CDS encoding A/G-specific adenine glycosylase — protein sequence MSPTGLPAPPARSRFRRRLLAWYGRHRRDLPWRRTEDPYRILVSEIMLQQTQVDRVIPKYHEFLDRYPTLQSLAGSTPEEVARLWYPLGYNIRPINLRGIACEAVASYGGRLPDDDALLRGMRGIGRYTAGAVRCFAYGRAVPIVDTNVRRVLGRVFLGPRRLGRLRGQKTIWDLAGALVPPRKAYDYNQALMDFGATWCTARAPRCRRCPMNRFCATYRTTRGRGRGARAHA from the coding sequence GTGTCGCCGACCGGATTGCCCGCCCCGCCCGCCCGCTCGCGATTTCGCCGCCGTCTGCTCGCCTGGTACGGGCGGCATCGCCGCGACCTGCCGTGGCGGCGCACCGAGGATCCGTACCGCATCCTCGTCTCCGAGATCATGCTTCAGCAGACCCAGGTCGATCGGGTGATCCCGAAGTATCACGAGTTCCTGGACCGGTATCCGACGCTCCAGAGCCTCGCCGGCTCGACTCCGGAGGAGGTCGCGCGCCTCTGGTACCCGCTCGGCTACAACATCCGCCCGATCAACCTGCGCGGCATCGCCTGCGAGGCGGTCGCGAGCTACGGCGGCCGTCTCCCCGACGACGACGCCCTGCTGCGCGGCATGCGCGGCATCGGCCGCTACACCGCGGGGGCGGTGCGATGCTTCGCGTACGGCCGCGCGGTGCCCATCGTGGACACCAACGTGCGGCGCGTCCTCGGCCGGGTGTTCCTCGGGCCGCGGCGTCTCGGACGCCTGCGGGGCCAGAAGACGATCTGGGATCTCGCCGGCGCCCTCGTGCCGCCGCGGAAGGCGTACGACTACAACCAGGCCCTGATGGACTTCGGGGCCACGTGGTGCACCGCCCGGGCGCCGCGCTGCCGCCGCTGCCCCATGAACCGCTTCTGCGCGACGTACCGGACGACGCGCGGCCGCGGGCGAGGCGCTCGTGCGCACGCTTGA
- a CDS encoding SDR family oxidoreductase, which translates to MRTLEGKTAIVAGGGTGIGRAIALAFAREGARVAVFGRRAEPLREAVEAITATGGIARAVAGDAGVEGDVARLVDDACGRWGGVEVLVNSAAVRLNAPLGEISAADFAEVLRINLVGAFVLTRMVIAPMRARGGGSIIHIGSALGEAAAPFFSPYVASKGGLNALARAAAVELVKDGIRVNVVAPGTIDTVISQGVSDFRRGMLERRIPIGRAGHVDDIAAACLYLASDGARYVTGATLAVDGGWTAS; encoded by the coding sequence GTGCGCACGCTTGAGGGCAAGACCGCGATCGTGGCCGGCGGCGGCACCGGCATCGGGCGCGCCATCGCGCTGGCCTTCGCGCGCGAGGGCGCGCGGGTCGCGGTGTTCGGCCGCCGGGCCGAGCCGCTGCGCGAGGCGGTAGAGGCGATCACCGCGACCGGCGGGATCGCGCGCGCGGTCGCGGGCGACGCCGGCGTGGAGGGAGACGTGGCCCGCCTGGTGGACGACGCATGCGGCCGGTGGGGCGGCGTGGAGGTGCTGGTCAACTCCGCGGCGGTCCGCCTCAACGCCCCGCTCGGCGAGATATCGGCCGCCGACTTCGCGGAGGTGCTGCGCATCAACCTGGTCGGGGCCTTCGTCCTGACCCGCATGGTGATCGCTCCCATGCGCGCGCGGGGCGGCGGGTCGATCATCCACATCGGCTCCGCGCTGGGCGAGGCGGCCGCGCCGTTCTTCTCCCCCTACGTCGCCTCCAAGGGCGGGCTCAACGCGCTGGCCCGCGCCGCGGCGGTCGAGCTGGTGAAGGACGGCATCCGGGTGAACGTGGTCGCGCCCGGCACGATCGACACCGTCATCAGCCAGGGCGTGAGCGACTTCCGCCGCGGGATGCTCGAGCGCCGGATCCCGATCGGCCGCGCCGGTCACGTCGACGACATCGCCGCCGCGTGTCTCTACCTGGCCTCCGACGGGGCGCGGTACGTGACCGGCGCGACGCTCGCGGTGGACGGCGGGTGGACCGCGTCGTGA
- a CDS encoding (deoxy)nucleoside triphosphate pyrophosphohydrolase has protein sequence MSGDPLTLPSPRRGEGFVCVVAGVIERDGLILIARRPAALHLGGLWEFPGGKQNANESPEAALAREIAEELGVRVTVGPLLERVDWSYPEKRVRLSFFRCAIEGEARPLEGQELAWVRPADLRRYEFPPADATLLDRLSRG, from the coding sequence GTGAGCGGGGATCCCCTCACCCTGCCCTCTCCCCGGAGGGGAGAGGGCTTCGTGTGCGTCGTGGCTGGGGTGATCGAGCGGGACGGGTTGATCCTGATCGCCCGGCGGCCGGCGGCGCTGCATCTCGGCGGCCTGTGGGAGTTCCCGGGCGGCAAGCAGAACGCCAACGAGAGCCCGGAGGCGGCGCTCGCGCGGGAGATCGCCGAGGAGCTGGGCGTGCGCGTGACGGTGGGGCCGCTCCTGGAGCGGGTGGACTGGAGCTATCCCGAGAAGCGGGTGCGCCTGTCGTTCTTCCGCTGCGCGATCGAGGGCGAGGCGCGGCCGCTCGAGGGGCAGGAGCTGGCGTGGGTGCGTCCCGCCGACCTCCGTCGTTACGAGTTCCCGCCCGCGGACGCGACCCTGCTGGACCGCCTCAGCCGCGGCTGA
- a CDS encoding TRAP transporter fused permease subunit, whose product MRKLDGWVYWAAGAYAVAAALFHFYTAGYGTLEPRLQRAVHLLFLIPLAFLAFPFNSRSPKTRPSAFDWLWAAITAVASLYHIWNADRLNHRWEGASPVLPIEVIIGSVMAVLVIEACRRSLSPWMAVTISVSLLYLATSQWIPGLFNFKGYSFPRMVEFVYLAGDEGMYGFLTGISSNILFIYVLFAAVMMKAGVGEFVIDVAVRLAGWARGGPAKIAVIASALFGTISGSTVANVYATGSFTIPLMKKGGYSAKNAAAIEAIAGTGGQIMPPVMGAGVFIMSEVTGISYFDIIKAAAIPAILYYVGLMAMVHFLALRYGMRPVPRSELPSWKPVLRHAYFAIPFALIVYLLAEGYSPTGAAFYTIVVTFVLSFLDRQTWMTPRKCWEALTEASYSAATIAVALAGSGMIVGVLTRTGAALAFSGVVVQAAGGVLFVAMLLVFVVVSVLGTGIPTTAAYVISVTVGAAAMGNLGVGLLAAHLFVFYYAVLSDLTPPDAVTAFAAANIAGADMFATGIEAFRLGVAGFFVPFAFVYHQELLLKGEWPQIILVSAMAALSAIALASCVVGHAWGPVSGWLRWLCLAAAALMISRRGPVQALGLALYAGILVLSARRRAELAVSRG is encoded by the coding sequence GCGTTCCTCGCGTTCCCGTTCAACTCCCGCTCGCCGAAGACGCGGCCGAGCGCCTTCGACTGGCTCTGGGCCGCCATCACCGCGGTGGCGAGCCTCTATCACATATGGAACGCGGACCGGCTGAATCACCGCTGGGAGGGCGCCTCCCCCGTGCTGCCCATCGAGGTGATCATCGGCAGCGTCATGGCCGTCCTGGTCATCGAGGCGTGCCGCCGATCGCTCTCGCCGTGGATGGCGGTCACCATCTCGGTCTCGCTCCTCTACCTGGCCACCAGTCAGTGGATCCCGGGCCTGTTCAACTTCAAGGGCTACTCGTTCCCGCGCATGGTCGAGTTCGTCTACCTGGCGGGCGACGAGGGCATGTACGGCTTCCTCACCGGCATCTCCTCCAACATCCTGTTCATCTACGTGCTCTTCGCCGCGGTCATGATGAAGGCGGGCGTCGGCGAGTTCGTCATCGACGTGGCGGTGCGCCTGGCCGGCTGGGCCCGGGGAGGCCCGGCCAAGATCGCGGTCATCGCCTCGGCCCTCTTCGGCACCATCTCCGGCTCCACGGTGGCCAACGTGTACGCCACCGGCTCCTTCACGATCCCGCTCATGAAGAAGGGCGGCTACAGCGCCAAGAACGCGGCCGCCATCGAGGCCATCGCGGGCACCGGCGGGCAGATCATGCCGCCGGTCATGGGCGCCGGCGTGTTCATCATGTCGGAGGTCACCGGCATCTCCTACTTCGACATCATCAAGGCGGCGGCCATCCCGGCCATCCTCTACTACGTCGGCCTCATGGCCATGGTGCACTTCCTGGCCCTCCGCTACGGCATGCGGCCGGTGCCGCGCTCCGAGCTGCCCTCCTGGAAGCCGGTGCTGCGGCACGCCTACTTCGCGATCCCGTTCGCGCTCATCGTCTACCTGCTGGCCGAGGGCTACTCGCCGACCGGCGCGGCCTTCTACACCATCGTGGTGACCTTCGTGCTCTCGTTCCTCGACCGCCAGACCTGGATGACGCCGCGAAAGTGCTGGGAGGCCCTCACCGAGGCGTCGTACTCGGCGGCCACCATCGCGGTGGCGCTGGCCGGCTCGGGCATGATCGTCGGGGTGCTGACCCGTACCGGGGCTGCGCTCGCCTTCAGCGGCGTGGTGGTGCAGGCCGCCGGCGGGGTGCTCTTCGTCGCGATGCTGCTGGTGTTCGTGGTGGTGTCCGTGCTCGGCACCGGCATCCCCACCACCGCGGCGTACGTCATCTCGGTCACCGTCGGCGCCGCCGCCATGGGCAACCTGGGCGTGGGCCTGCTCGCCGCGCATCTCTTCGTCTTCTACTACGCGGTGCTGTCGGACCTCACCCCGCCCGACGCGGTCACCGCCTTCGCGGCCGCGAACATCGCGGGCGCCGACATGTTCGCCACCGGCATCGAGGCCTTCCGCCTGGGGGTCGCCGGCTTCTTCGTGCCGTTCGCGTTCGTGTACCACCAGGAGCTGCTGCTCAAGGGCGAGTGGCCGCAGATCATCCTGGTGTCGGCCATGGCCGCGCTCTCCGCGATCGCGCTGGCCTCGTGCGTGGTGGGGCATGCGTGGGGGCCGGTCTCCGGCTGGCTCCGCTGGCTGTGCCTGGCCGCGGCCGCGCTCATGATCTCGCGCCGTGGCCCGGTGCAGGCGCTGGGGCTGGCCCTGTACGCCGGGATCCTGGTGCTCAGCGCCCGACGGCGCGCCGAGCTCGCGGTCAGCCGCGGCTGA